In the genome of Sander vitreus isolate 19-12246 chromosome 13, sanVit1, whole genome shotgun sequence, one region contains:
- the lim2.1 gene encoding lens intrinsic membrane protein 2.1 translates to MYSFMGGGLFCAGVGNILLIVSTATDYWMQYRQSSNYMHQGLWRYCKPGKCFPHNESIAHLDATRALMILSLLACFIGIIIGIMAFIHYSSFDRFDKTFAAGILFFISCFLVFLAMAVYTGVTINYYGKRYGNWRFSWSYIIGWVSVVLTFFSGIFYLCAYRMHECPRSANSH, encoded by the exons atgtACAGCTTTATGGGTGGAGGTTTGTTCTGTGCAGGCGTGGGGAACATCCTCCTGATCGTTTCCACAGCAACCGATTACTGGATGCAGTATCGGCAGTCCAGCAACTACATGCACCAGGGCCTGTGGCGCTACTGTAAGCCGGGGAAATGCTTCCCACACAACGAGAGCATCG CCCACTTAGACGCCACCCGTGCCCTCATGATCCTCTCTCTCTTGGCCTGTTTCATCGGCATCATCATTGGCATTATGGCCTTCATCCATTACTCCTCCTTCGACAGGTTTGACAAAACCTTTGCTGCAGGCATATTGTTTTTCATCTCAT GCTTTTTAGTCTTTCTAGCAATGGCAGTGTACACTGGTGTGACTATTAACTACTATGGAAAACGCTATGGAAACTGGAGGTTCTCCTGGTCCTATATCATTGGCTGGGTGTCGGTGGTGCTCACCTTTTTTTCAG GTATATTCTATCTGTGTGCCTATCGGATGCATGAATGCCCCAGGAGCGCTAACTCTCACTAG
- the bsx gene encoding brain-specific homeobox protein homolog: MSMNYGSAAPTHRSTSFFIEDILLHKPKPLREVLPSPFCSSLASRMPLLEYGYPLMPTPILAPHPHHALHKPEHHQYFFTSGMQMPTLFQHHAELPGKHCRRRKARTVFSDSQLSGLEKRFEIQRYLSTPERVELATALSLSETQVKTWFQNRRMKHKKQLRKAQDERKPAGEQDPSADNSSGSELNDGSAEERKHGLEPDSYLLEENDDDDVDIEEDICSPDHLL, from the exons ATGAGTATGAACTACGGGTCTGCGGCGCCCACGCACAGGTCCACGTCGTTTTTCATTGAGGACATCTTATTGCACAAACCCAAGCCGCTGAGAGAGGTCCTTCCCTCGCCGTTCTGCAGCTCCCTGGCCTCCCGGATGCCCCTCCTGGAGTATGGATACCCACTGATGCCAACCCCAATACTGGCGCCACATCCGCACCATGCTCTCCACAAGCCAGAGCATCACCAGTACTTCTTCACTTCTG GGATGCAGATGCCAACCTTGTTCCAGCACCACGCAGAGTTACCGGGGAAGCACTGCAGACGCCGGAAGGCCCGGACGGTCTTCTCCGACTCGCAGCTGTCTGGCCTGGAGAAGAGGTTCGAAATCCAGCGGTACCTGTCCACACCGGAGAGAGTGGAGCTGGCCACGGCGCTCAGTCTGTCCgagacacag GTAAAAACGTGGTTTCAGAACCGGCGGATGAAGCACAAGAAGCAGCTGCGGAAGGCGCAGGACGAGCGGAAGCCCGCCGGGGAACAGGACCCATCCGCGGACAACTCCAGCGGCAGCGAGCTGAACGACGGGAGCGCGGAGGAGCGGAAACACGGCCTGGAGCCGGACTCGTACCTGCTGGAGGAAAACGACGACGACGACGTGGATATCGAGGAAGACATTTGTTCCCCGGATCATCTACTATAG